A stretch of Acropora palmata chromosome 9, jaAcrPala1.3, whole genome shotgun sequence DNA encodes these proteins:
- the LOC141891668 gene encoding uncharacterized protein LOC141891668, giving the protein MGHRSQQQYTTLTFISSSECIAWLTVYGIEAVAIIVLNALTAIIYLKVHSLRKRSMYLVISLAVADMFVGGLLIFDGWFLGRDCNFWTSDLNRPSNFVVIALFRLVPLASLTNLAAISLERTHATFRPFAHRVAKKKIFGAAVVIIWMTAGLSSTISAINIYLAPLLKRSDYFYVSYLTFYSLCLLFILVSYTSIAIKIICGNQQHHRGASNRETKFTMTLFIVTAVSLLLTLPYIIFEILTSLSHTMPNNSTTFLLSSFSVLLFSANSLVNPVLYTFRVPNFRRALLSFLRFRCQPEPTQVFPLRPT; this is encoded by the coding sequence aTGGGCCATCGTTCTCAGCAACAGTATACAACTCTCACGTTTATTTCTTCATCTGAGTGCATTGCCTGGCTGACCGTGTATGGCATCGAAGCTGTTGCTATAATTGTGCTCAATGCCCTAACAGCCATAATTTATCTGAAAGTGCACAGTCTTCGCAAGCGCAGCATGTACCTGGTGATCAGTCTGGCAGTTGCTGATATGTTTGTTGGAGGCCTTTTGATCTTTGATGGTTGGTTTTTGGGAAGGGATTGTAACTTCTGGACCAGTGATTTGAACCGTCCATCTAACTTTGTTGTCATAGCTTTGTTTCGCTTAGTTCCATTAGCATCTTTAACAAACCTTGCTGCTATTTCCTTGGAGCGGACGCACGCAACCTTTCGTCCATTCGCACATCGCGTCGCCAAGAAGAAGATCTTTGGAGCTGCAGTTGTGATTATTTGGATGACAGCTGGACTCTCATCAACCATCAGTGCGATTAACATTTACCTGGCTCCCCTTCTTAAACGAAGCGATTATTTTTATGTCTCATACTTGACATTTTACTCGCTCTGTCTTTTATTTATCCTGGTCTCTTACACGTCTATAGctataaaaattatctgtGGAAATCAACAACATCATCGTGGTGCAAGCAACAGAGAAACGAAATTCACCATGACACTGTTCATTGTGACGGCTGTATCACTACTGCTAACGCTACCCTATATCATTTTCGAGATTCTTACTTCTCTGTCACATACTATGCCAAACAATTCAACAACGTTTCTGTTAAGTtccttttctgttttattatttagtgCCAACTCGCTCGTCAATCCAGTTCTGTACACATTTAGAGTACCAAATTTCAGAAGagctttgctttcatttttgcgTTTTAGATGCCAGCCGGAGCCAACACAAGTCTTCCCTCTAAGGCCGACTTAA